One genomic segment of Flavobacteriaceae bacterium includes these proteins:
- a CDS encoding acetyltransferase, translated as MNNFCLFGAGGHSKAVKDILLSNQMIIDALIDDDFNLNVVAGIPVLSPDKVKDFRSHKFIISIGDNTIRKLISKKLDVEFGTAIHKQTIISNSVKVEEGTVIMPGVNINSGTHIGKYTIINTACVIEHDCNIGNFSHVSPSATITGGVIVGEDSNIGADTVVIPNIRIGKWAFVGAGAIVIDHVPDYAVVVGNPAKIIKYNRY; from the coding sequence ATGAATAACTTCTGTTTATTTGGTGCTGGAGGCCACAGTAAAGCGGTTAAAGATATATTGTTAAGTAATCAGATGATTATTGATGCATTAATTGATGATGATTTTAATTTGAATGTTGTAGCAGGTATACCAGTTTTATCCCCAGATAAAGTTAAAGACTTTAGAAGTCACAAATTTATTATTAGTATAGGTGATAATACAATTAGAAAATTAATTTCAAAAAAACTAGATGTTGAATTTGGTACTGCCATACATAAACAAACTATAATTTCCAATAGTGTTAAAGTTGAAGAAGGAACGGTAATTATGCCTGGAGTTAACATTAATTCAGGAACTCATATTGGAAAATATACTATAATAAATACAGCTTGTGTGATAGAACATGATTGTAATATTGGTAACTTTAGCCATGTTTCACCAAGCGCAACAATAACTGGAGGTGTCATTGTTGGTGAAGATAGTAATATAGGAGCTGACACTGTAGTTATTCCAAATATAAGAATTGGAAAGTGGGCTTTTGTTGGAGCTGGTGCGATAGTAATTGACCATGTCCCAGATTATGCAGTTGTTGTAGGAAATCCTGCCAAAATAATTAAATATAATAGATATTGA
- a CDS encoding glycosyltransferase, whose amino-acid sequence MRILLIHQYFLEIGEGGGSRFNQMTQTWADLGHEIEVLAGMVHYSTGEKTEKYKGKWVHKDTQFYRNVNVIRSHVSESYNISFLVRLWAYFSFVFSSIYAGLFMTKGKYDIIIATSPPLFVGITAYILSKLKRTPYVFEIRDLWPESAIDTGVLKNKTVIKLAYWFEKFIYKKAKLINVLTPAFRDELIKEKKTVAKKVIFIPNAADFELMEKIQENFDAKKFKKELGLANKFVITYVGAHGVANHLIQIIEAADRLRDTRVIFQLIGDGMRKKVLVAEVKKRKLDNVIFRDSVAKKDIFKFILASDIGTSVLKNVDTFKTIYSNKTFDYMSCKKPILLAIDGVSRQLVEEAQCGIYVEPENIDAIVKGIKTFINFKDEEIRKIGERGYDFAKIHFDRCKLAEKYIVEIQNILK is encoded by the coding sequence ATGAGAATACTACTAATTCATCAATACTTTTTGGAAATAGGAGAAGGAGGTGGATCCAGGTTTAATCAAATGACACAAACTTGGGCTGATCTTGGTCATGAAATTGAAGTATTGGCAGGAATGGTTCATTATTCAACTGGGGAAAAAACTGAGAAATACAAAGGAAAGTGGGTACATAAAGATACACAATTTTATCGCAATGTAAATGTCATAAGATCTCATGTGTCGGAGAGTTACAACATAAGTTTTTTAGTGAGGCTGTGGGCGTATTTTTCATTTGTTTTTTCAAGTATTTACGCTGGATTATTCATGACCAAAGGAAAATATGATATCATTATAGCGACTTCTCCCCCTCTTTTTGTTGGAATTACTGCTTACATTTTATCAAAATTAAAACGCACACCATATGTTTTTGAAATAAGAGACTTATGGCCAGAATCAGCAATAGATACTGGGGTTTTAAAAAATAAAACTGTTATAAAACTTGCTTATTGGTTTGAAAAATTTATCTATAAAAAAGCAAAATTAATTAATGTATTGACACCAGCTTTTAGAGATGAACTTATCAAAGAAAAAAAAACAGTTGCTAAAAAAGTGATTTTTATACCAAATGCAGCTGACTTTGAGTTGATGGAGAAAATTCAAGAAAATTTTGATGCAAAGAAATTTAAGAAAGAATTAGGGCTAGCCAATAAATTTGTTATTACCTATGTTGGTGCTCATGGCGTAGCCAATCATTTGATACAAATAATTGAGGCTGCAGATCGTTTAAGAGATACACGTGTTATTTTTCAACTTATAGGAGATGGAATGAGAAAAAAAGTATTGGTCGCTGAAGTAAAAAAACGTAAACTAGATAATGTAATATTCAGAGATTCGGTCGCTAAAAAAGACATTTTTAAATTTATTCTGGCTTCAGACATTGGCACATCTGTATTAAAAAATGTAGATACCTTTAAAACTATATATTCGAATAAAACATTTGACTATATGTCATGCAAAAAACCAATATTATTAGCTATTGATGGAGTTTCAAGACAATTAGTAGAAGAAGCTCAATGTGGTATATATGTAGAGCCAGAAAATATTGATGCTATTGTAAAAGGAATAAAAACCTTTATTAATTTTAAGGATGAAGAAATTAGAAAAATAGGAGAGCGCGGCTATGATTTTGCCAAAATACATTTTGATAGATGTAAATTGGCTGAAAAGTACATAGTAGAAATACAAAATATTTTAAAGTAA
- a CDS encoding lipid carrier--UDP-N-acetylgalactosaminyltransferase, producing MYRHFFKRTFDFIISLIGLVVLSPFFLIVFSLLLINNYGKPFFFQRRPGKGEKIFKVIKFRTMSNEKDKYGKLLPDKDRLTKLGIFVRKTSLDEIPQLVNVLKGEMSLIGPRPLLIEYLNLYNEEQKKRHLVKPGITGWAQVNGRNAINWKKKFEYDVWYVNNLSLLLDIKIFFKTITKVMKLENINTNNQATTIKFKGNE from the coding sequence ATGTACCGTCATTTTTTTAAAAGAACTTTTGATTTTATAATATCCTTAATAGGACTTGTAGTATTGAGTCCGTTTTTTTTAATTGTTTTTTCATTGCTGTTGATTAATAATTATGGTAAACCTTTCTTTTTTCAGAGGAGGCCGGGAAAGGGTGAAAAAATATTTAAAGTAATTAAATTCAGAACCATGAGTAATGAAAAGGATAAATATGGAAAGTTATTACCTGATAAGGATAGGTTAACCAAGTTAGGTATATTTGTACGAAAAACATCGCTAGATGAAATTCCTCAATTGGTTAATGTCTTAAAAGGAGAAATGAGTTTAATTGGCCCCAGGCCGCTACTAATTGAATATTTGAACCTATATAATGAAGAACAAAAAAAACGGCATCTTGTTAAACCTGGGATTACTGGTTGGGCTCAAGTTAATGGGAGGAATGCAATTAACTGGAAGAAAAAATTTGAATATGACGTTTGGTATGTTAATAATTTGAGTTTACTATTAGATATAAAGATTTTTTTTAAGACTATAACTAAGGTTATGAAATTAGAAAATATAAATACTAACAATCAAGCAACAACAATAAAATTTAAAGGAAATGAATAA
- a CDS encoding aminotransferase class I/II-fold pyridoxal phosphate-dependent enzyme: protein MKPKIWLSSPHMGGNELKYIEEAFKTNWLAPLGPNVSGFESDLERYIGQKSNIACLSSGTAAIHLALILSGVERGDDVLCQSFTFSASANPIVYQGANPVFIDSEPETWNMCPEYLEIAIEDKIAKGKKPKAVILVHLYGMPAKIDEIQKVTNKYNIALIEDAAEALGSTYKGRRCGTFGDFGILSFNGNKIITTSGGGALVCKTIEEKNQAIFLSTQARDNAPHYQHSVIGYNYRMSNIVAGIGRGQMEVLDKHIALRKNNNKFYKQLFRSIDGVYVFSEPNRDYFSNYWLSCMIIDEKKTGFNRKEVRLALDKENIESRPLWKPMHLQPIFKNADYYGNNVAEKLFENGLCLPSGSNLTKEEKDRILKGLFPFLSK from the coding sequence ATGAAACCCAAAATCTGGTTATCATCGCCTCATATGGGAGGGAATGAATTAAAATATATAGAAGAGGCATTTAAAACAAATTGGCTAGCTCCCTTAGGACCTAATGTCTCAGGATTTGAAAGCGACTTGGAAAGATATATAGGCCAAAAATCAAATATAGCTTGCTTGTCTTCGGGAACAGCAGCAATACACCTAGCCCTTATACTATCGGGAGTTGAAAGAGGTGATGATGTACTATGTCAAAGTTTTACATTTTCTGCATCAGCCAATCCAATTGTTTATCAAGGAGCCAATCCGGTTTTTATTGATAGTGAACCGGAGACATGGAATATGTGTCCGGAGTATTTGGAAATTGCTATAGAAGATAAAATTGCAAAAGGAAAAAAACCAAAAGCTGTTATTCTTGTTCACCTCTATGGAATGCCAGCTAAAATAGATGAAATACAAAAGGTAACAAATAAATATAATATTGCTCTTATAGAAGATGCAGCAGAAGCTCTGGGTTCAACTTATAAGGGTAGAAGGTGTGGGACCTTTGGGGATTTTGGAATTCTATCATTCAATGGAAATAAAATTATCACTACTTCAGGCGGCGGAGCTTTGGTTTGCAAAACCATTGAAGAAAAAAACCAAGCTATTTTTCTATCCACTCAAGCCAGAGACAATGCACCGCATTACCAACATTCTGTAATTGGTTACAACTATAGAATGAGCAATATAGTTGCAGGAATTGGAAGAGGTCAAATGGAGGTTCTAGATAAACATATAGCATTAAGAAAAAACAATAACAAGTTTTATAAGCAGCTTTTTAGAAGTATTGATGGAGTATATGTATTTTCTGAGCCAAATCGAGATTATTTTTCTAACTACTGGTTAAGTTGTATGATTATAGATGAAAAAAAGACCGGATTCAATAGGAAAGAAGTTCGACTTGCATTGGATAAAGAAAATATAGAATCCAGGCCTTTATGGAAGCCCATGCATTTACAACCTATTTTTAAAAATGCTGACTATTACGGTAATAATGTTGCAGAAAAACTATTTGAAAATGGTTTGTGCCTACCTTCTGGTTCAAATTTAACAAAAGAAGAAAAAGACCGGATTTTAAAAGGGTTATTTCCCTTCCTATCTAAATAG
- a CDS encoding zinc-binding dehydrogenase, which yields MKQIIQDLKKGDTILEEVPVPRIKAGSVLIKTTRSLVSLGTERMLVDFGKANLIQKAKQQPDKVKMVLDKIKTDGLRPTLEAVFNKLGQPLPLGYCNVGKVVAVGKGVQEFSVGDRVASNGNHAEFVSVAKNLVAKIPDNVTDEEATFTVIGSIGLQGIRLLDPTFGETVVVVGLGLIGLVTAELLVANGCNVIGFDFDNEKIRIAKEKGITAINPSEGTDQVKFVESITNGVGADGVIITASNKSNEIISQSARMCRKRGRVVLVGVIGLDISRTDFYEKEITFQVSCSYGPGRYDENYEQKGQDYPIGFVRWTEKRNFEAILNTISKGSLNVKPLITDRIPLREYQKIHGDMSNSKSIAAILEYASDTEIISSIQVSEKSFEEKKGVIGIIGAGNFTSSTVMPNLKKINANVKYIASSGGLSSTIMAKKYGIAKSTTNYQEMLEDEDVDLVFITTQHNTHARMVVEAINAGKSVFVEKPLTLTEEELFEIIAGYEKNNVTISVGFNRRFAPLAIKMKKALGNDTTPVNIIATMNAGFIPKDVWVHDMELGGGRIIGEACHYIDLCSYLAGSNVTAVCMNAMGTNPKEDTDNASILLKYENGSTAVINYFANGSKSYSKERVEVYSQERTLVMDNWRKLKFYGFKGANNFSGKQDKGHFNQFQSLIDQHKKGGHAIIPFQSIVNTTKASFAAITSLKEGKWIEL from the coding sequence ATGAAACAAATTATACAAGACCTTAAAAAAGGAGACACCATTTTAGAAGAAGTGCCAGTGCCCAGAATTAAAGCGGGGTCTGTGCTTATAAAAACTACTCGAAGTTTAGTTTCTTTAGGAACCGAGAGAATGCTGGTTGATTTTGGAAAAGCAAATCTTATTCAAAAAGCCAAACAACAACCGGACAAGGTAAAAATGGTACTGGATAAAATTAAAACCGACGGTTTACGACCTACATTAGAAGCCGTTTTCAACAAATTAGGACAACCACTTCCCTTAGGATATTGCAATGTAGGTAAGGTTGTCGCAGTAGGAAAAGGAGTACAGGAATTTTCTGTAGGAGATAGAGTTGCTTCCAATGGAAACCATGCAGAGTTTGTTTCAGTTGCTAAAAATTTAGTTGCTAAAATTCCAGACAATGTAACCGATGAAGAAGCTACATTTACCGTAATCGGATCCATTGGGTTGCAGGGAATCCGATTGTTAGATCCAACTTTCGGAGAAACTGTTGTAGTGGTTGGTTTAGGATTGATCGGATTGGTTACTGCCGAGCTTTTAGTTGCCAACGGATGCAATGTGATCGGTTTCGATTTTGACAACGAAAAAATAAGAATTGCCAAAGAAAAAGGAATTACGGCTATTAATCCATCAGAAGGAACAGACCAGGTAAAATTTGTAGAATCTATTACCAATGGAGTTGGAGCAGATGGAGTTATCATCACAGCATCCAATAAAAGCAATGAGATTATTTCTCAATCAGCTAGAATGTGCCGTAAAAGAGGTCGCGTTGTTTTGGTTGGAGTGATTGGTTTAGATATTAGTAGAACTGATTTCTATGAAAAAGAAATTACTTTTCAAGTTTCTTGCTCATACGGTCCAGGACGATATGATGAAAATTACGAACAAAAAGGACAAGATTATCCTATTGGATTTGTACGTTGGACAGAAAAGAGAAATTTCGAAGCCATTTTAAATACCATATCCAAAGGATCTCTTAATGTAAAACCTTTAATCACAGATCGAATACCATTGCGAGAATATCAGAAGATACATGGCGATATGAGCAATTCTAAATCTATTGCAGCTATTTTAGAATATGCATCAGATACAGAGATAATTTCTTCAATTCAAGTCAGTGAAAAATCCTTTGAAGAAAAAAAAGGCGTTATTGGAATTATTGGAGCAGGCAACTTTACAAGCTCAACAGTAATGCCTAATCTCAAAAAAATAAACGCAAATGTAAAATATATAGCAAGCTCAGGCGGATTGTCATCAACAATTATGGCTAAGAAATACGGTATTGCAAAATCAACAACCAATTATCAGGAAATGCTAGAAGATGAAGATGTTGATCTGGTTTTCATCACTACTCAGCACAATACCCATGCAAGAATGGTTGTAGAAGCCATCAATGCAGGCAAAAGTGTTTTTGTAGAAAAACCACTGACATTAACAGAAGAAGAATTATTTGAAATCATTGCGGGTTATGAAAAAAACAACGTAACCATTTCTGTCGGCTTTAACCGTAGGTTTGCTCCGCTTGCAATCAAAATGAAGAAAGCATTGGGAAATGATACCACACCGGTAAATATCATCGCAACGATGAATGCAGGGTTCATTCCCAAAGACGTTTGGGTGCACGATATGGAACTCGGGGGCGGAAGAATTATTGGTGAAGCTTGTCATTATATCGATTTATGTTCATACTTAGCTGGATCAAATGTTACTGCTGTTTGTATGAATGCCATGGGAACCAACCCAAAAGAAGACACAGACAATGCCAGTATTTTACTGAAGTATGAAAACGGCTCTACCGCGGTAATCAATTATTTTGCAAACGGTAGCAAGTCTTACTCCAAAGAAAGAGTTGAGGTGTATTCTCAGGAAAGAACATTGGTCATGGACAATTGGAGAAAACTAAAATTCTATGGATTCAAAGGAGCTAACAATTTTTCAGGTAAACAAGACAAAGGACATTTTAATCAATTTCAATCGCTGATTGATCAGCATAAAAAAGGAGGACATGCGATCATTCCATTTCAATCCATCGTAAACACAACTAAAGCATCCTTTGCAGCTATTACCTCATTGAAAGAAGGAAAATGGATTGAGTTATAA
- a CDS encoding glycosyltransferase — protein sequence MKKILFSTTSFDHIDNGPALFANLAYKNFHNNKEFDVRILTEDVCDHKLDDRIYKVKLKKNRFNESFYQFIRIFYYHREAKIISKIFNYDILVYNNAFTGFLSALFFKKKVVVMINDDNNMTHKYKKNNYKLYVKFQILRWLEKVTAKKSFKVIVNSNFLRDALVKEYKIPKNKIFKLYKGIPLSDYTYRERLEMKKPVEVLFVKADFIRGGLLEVIEAISLIKEIEFRLIIIGPQLKFKPFILDSLKEKKIDNYVFLGPQSPKTVKQYLNSTDIFCVPSKKEALGVANMEALASGLPVISTNIGGIPEVLNNGKCGWIIRPNDPLVLSEAIKECIFNNELRIKKSIEGHKFIQKFDSRHLINNFSKLLDKCL from the coding sequence ATGAAAAAAATTCTATTTTCAACTACAAGTTTTGACCACATAGATAATGGACCAGCATTATTTGCAAATTTAGCTTACAAAAATTTTCATAATAATAAAGAATTTGATGTAAGAATTTTGACTGAAGATGTATGTGATCATAAACTTGATGATAGAATATACAAGGTCAAATTAAAAAAGAATAGGTTTAATGAATCTTTTTATCAGTTTATACGGATTTTTTACTATCACAGGGAAGCAAAAATTATTAGCAAGATATTCAATTATGATATACTGGTGTATAATAATGCGTTTACTGGTTTTTTAAGTGCTCTTTTTTTCAAGAAGAAAGTTGTTGTTATGATTAATGATGACAATAATATGACCCATAAGTACAAAAAAAACAATTACAAATTATATGTAAAGTTTCAAATATTAAGGTGGTTGGAGAAAGTAACTGCTAAAAAATCATTTAAAGTTATAGTAAACTCCAATTTTTTAAGAGATGCTCTTGTAAAGGAGTATAAGATACCAAAGAATAAAATATTTAAATTATATAAGGGCATTCCCCTTTCAGATTATACTTACAGAGAAAGATTAGAAATGAAAAAACCTGTAGAGGTACTTTTTGTGAAAGCAGATTTCATTAGAGGAGGATTATTAGAGGTTATAGAGGCAATTTCTCTTATTAAAGAGATAGAATTTAGACTAATAATTATAGGACCTCAATTAAAGTTTAAACCTTTTATTTTGGATTCTTTAAAAGAAAAAAAAATAGACAATTACGTCTTTTTAGGTCCTCAATCGCCAAAAACTGTAAAACAATATTTGAACTCAACTGATATATTTTGTGTACCCTCAAAAAAGGAAGCTTTAGGAGTTGCTAATATGGAAGCACTAGCTTCAGGGCTTCCAGTAATTTCAACTAATATTGGGGGAATACCAGAGGTGTTAAATAATGGAAAATGTGGTTGGATAATTCGACCAAATGACCCGTTGGTGTTATCAGAAGCAATAAAAGAATGTATATTCAATAATGAATTAAGAATAAAGAAAAGTATTGAAGGGCATAAGTTTATCCAAAAATTTGATTCCAGACACCTTATTAATAACTTTAGTAAATTATTAGATAAATGCCTTTAA
- a CDS encoding heparinase: MGLSYLFFKIFYVFKSKTGFLKITFPTHPKFQKYISLEEWKQNMPPFFFYGKKINGLKKDENPVLLDNYLSIKKGALTFFNKLKLDLGEEYDWLTNPSTGYKYDIGKHWSEIEDLSKEAGDIKYVWEKARFSYLYDIIRYNYHYEEDQSEFVFNQIENFIDNNPINKGPNYKCSQEISLRTLNWVFALYYYKDSRFLTETLFAKIMYVVYWQIHHVYQNIHFSRIAVRNNHATMETMMLYLSGKLFPFFPNVKKWSRKGKKWFEQEIAYQVYEDGTYLQFSMNYHRVLVQQLTWGIRLSELNGDLLSKIVYDRAKRSLNFLDTCMDPVSGKLPNYGSNDGALFFKLTDSDYRNYKSQLDDLRAVLYNYAYFDYESVFWYGLNPQKIEYEQPKPVSTFEKGGYYIIQEEGIKTFMRCGTYKDRPSQSDNLHLDLWINGENLLRDSGTYKYNTHQDLLNYFGGCSAHNTVGIEDYDQMLRGSRFIWYYWVKKAKASLKRESGYFMFEGKINAFRHVGSNIEHIRKIKKEQGQNKWEITDIVKNKKDNVIYQYWHLHPDYIDAIKIITKDEEGIEIQPLIEERWYSSYYGIKEASIRITFATQTNIFNTEIKIDT, encoded by the coding sequence ATGGGATTAAGTTATCTTTTTTTTAAAATATTTTATGTTTTTAAGAGTAAAACAGGGTTTCTAAAAATTACTTTTCCAACTCACCCAAAGTTTCAAAAATACATAAGTCTGGAGGAATGGAAACAGAATATGCCTCCTTTCTTTTTTTATGGTAAAAAAATCAATGGATTAAAAAAGGATGAAAACCCCGTTCTATTAGATAATTATCTCAGTATTAAAAAAGGAGCTCTCACTTTTTTTAATAAGCTGAAGTTGGACCTCGGTGAGGAATATGACTGGTTAACAAATCCGTCTACAGGTTACAAGTATGATATTGGTAAACATTGGTCTGAAATAGAAGACTTATCAAAAGAGGCTGGTGATATAAAATATGTATGGGAAAAAGCCAGATTTTCTTACTTATATGATATTATAAGATACAACTACCATTATGAAGAGGATCAATCTGAATTTGTTTTTAATCAAATAGAAAATTTTATTGATAACAATCCAATAAATAAAGGACCTAATTACAAATGTAGTCAAGAAATTAGTCTAAGAACTCTTAACTGGGTTTTTGCATTATACTATTACAAAGATTCTCGGTTTTTAACAGAAACACTTTTTGCTAAAATAATGTATGTTGTTTATTGGCAGATACATCATGTTTACCAGAATATTCATTTTTCTAGAATTGCTGTAAGAAACAATCATGCAACTATGGAAACAATGATGCTGTATTTATCAGGTAAGTTGTTTCCCTTTTTTCCAAACGTAAAAAAATGGAGTAGAAAAGGGAAAAAGTGGTTTGAACAAGAAATAGCATATCAAGTTTATGAAGACGGCACATATCTACAGTTTTCGATGAATTACCATCGAGTGTTAGTTCAACAACTAACGTGGGGAATTCGATTATCGGAACTCAATGGCGATTTGCTTTCAAAAATTGTATACGATAGGGCAAAAAGGTCATTAAATTTCTTAGATACCTGTATGGATCCGGTAAGTGGTAAGCTTCCAAACTATGGTTCAAATGATGGTGCATTGTTTTTTAAGCTAACAGATTCTGATTATCGAAATTATAAAAGCCAGTTAGACGATTTAAGAGCAGTCTTATACAACTATGCTTATTTTGATTACGAAAGTGTATTCTGGTATGGGCTCAATCCTCAAAAGATTGAATATGAACAACCGAAGCCCGTTAGCACCTTTGAAAAAGGAGGGTATTATATCATTCAGGAAGAAGGTATAAAAACATTTATGAGGTGTGGTACTTATAAAGACAGACCTTCACAATCAGATAATTTGCATTTGGATCTATGGATAAATGGTGAAAATTTATTGAGAGACTCAGGAACTTATAAATATAATACACATCAAGATTTATTGAACTATTTTGGCGGGTGTAGTGCACATAATACGGTAGGAATAGAAGATTACGATCAAATGCTAAGAGGCAGCAGGTTTATTTGGTACTATTGGGTTAAGAAAGCAAAAGCAAGTTTGAAAAGAGAAAGTGGTTATTTTATGTTTGAAGGAAAAATAAATGCCTTTAGACATGTAGGTAGTAATATTGAACATATTAGGAAGATAAAAAAAGAACAAGGACAAAATAAATGGGAAATTACTGATATTGTTAAAAATAAAAAAGATAATGTAATCTATCAATATTGGCACTTACATCCTGATTATATTGATGCAATTAAAATCATAACAAAAGATGAAGAAGGGATTGAAATACAACCATTAATAGAAGAAAGATGGTATTCTAGCTATTATGGTATAAAAGAGGCATCAATTAGAATTACATTTGCTACTCAAACAAATATTTTCAATACAGAGATTAAGATAGATACTTAA